Proteins co-encoded in one Bradyrhizobium sp. 170 genomic window:
- a CDS encoding DOPA 4,5-dioxygenase family protein has product MTGEPGADGPRPLGEIASYHAHIYYDPATTRAEAEQLRAWIGERFSVTLGRWHDVKVGPHDQAMYQVAFAREIFPELVPWLMLNHGKLSVLVHPNTTNPRRDHEADPIWIGPALAVHADKLPEHAEMEVAPAPNTNPVLRP; this is encoded by the coding sequence ATGACGGGTGAGCCGGGGGCGGACGGTCCGCGACCATTAGGCGAGATCGCGAGCTACCACGCCCATATCTACTACGATCCGGCGACCACGCGGGCCGAGGCCGAGCAGCTGCGCGCCTGGATCGGGGAGCGTTTCTCGGTCACGCTCGGACGCTGGCACGACGTCAAGGTCGGCCCGCACGATCAGGCCATGTACCAGGTGGCCTTTGCCCGGGAGATATTCCCCGAACTGGTGCCCTGGCTGATGCTCAATCATGGCAAACTGAGCGTTCTGGTCCATCCAAACACGACCAACCCGCGCCGGGATCATGAGGCCGATCCGATCTGGATCGGACCGGCGCTCGCAGTGCACGCCGACAAGCTACCGGAGCACGCCGAGATGGAAGTGGCGCCCGCGCCGAATACCAATCCGGTTCTGCGGCCCTGA
- a CDS encoding carboxymuconolactone decarboxylase family protein, giving the protein MARLPLIDPAATSGDVRTSFDRMPVVLNIFKMMAHAEANFIPAMRFANSILHRQKLSHVNRELLILQVAQWEHGVYEWRQHVPIALGVGVTQKQIDCIEQGKYEDAAFNAAEQALLAFGREVIENVRVAAPVFAAMRQHFSEQEIVESILAIGFYMTMARLTEATEVDLDPAAGMTVFESSKKRSG; this is encoded by the coding sequence ATGGCAAGACTTCCTTTGATCGACCCGGCGGCAACCAGCGGCGACGTGCGCACGTCCTTTGACAGGATGCCGGTCGTTCTGAACATCTTCAAAATGATGGCGCATGCCGAGGCCAATTTCATTCCGGCGATGCGGTTCGCCAATTCGATCCTCCATCGCCAGAAGCTCAGCCATGTCAATCGCGAACTGCTAATTCTTCAGGTCGCGCAGTGGGAGCACGGCGTCTATGAATGGCGACAGCATGTGCCGATCGCGCTCGGCGTAGGCGTCACGCAAAAGCAGATCGACTGCATCGAACAGGGCAAATACGAGGACGCCGCGTTCAATGCCGCCGAACAGGCGCTGCTGGCGTTCGGCCGGGAAGTCATCGAGAACGTGCGTGTTGCCGCACCGGTGTTCGCCGCGATGCGCCAGCATTTCAGCGAGCAGGAGATCGTCGAGTCGATCCTGGCGATCGGTTTCTACATGACGATGGCGCGCCTGACGGAGGCAACCGAGGTTGACCTCGACCCCGCCGCCGGTATGACCGTCTTCGAGAGCAGCAAGAAGCGGTCGGGCTGA
- a CDS encoding VOC family protein: MSRIFGAVCQNGYIVRDIRAAMDHWVNVMGVGPWYYIDRVKTDYFRHRGQDSAMEMSVALANSGDLQIELIQQRNDAPSMYKEFLDSGHEGLQHMSYWTRDYQALYDRALSLGYKVGHEGQIGGEKGRFAYFDTQAHPGTVVEISDISGSKGSFFEHIRKVAAGWDGSDPIREVGGR; encoded by the coding sequence ATGAGCCGTATCTTTGGTGCAGTCTGCCAGAACGGATATATCGTGCGGGACATCCGCGCCGCCATGGACCACTGGGTCAACGTGATGGGCGTCGGGCCCTGGTACTATATCGATCGGGTCAAGACCGATTACTTCCGCCACCGCGGCCAGGACTCCGCCATGGAGATGAGCGTGGCGCTCGCTAATTCCGGCGATCTCCAGATCGAGCTGATCCAGCAGCGCAACGACGCGCCCTCAATGTACAAGGAATTTCTCGACTCGGGCCACGAAGGCTTGCAGCATATGTCGTATTGGACGCGTGATTATCAGGCCCTCTACGACCGTGCGCTGTCGCTTGGCTATAAGGTGGGGCACGAAGGACAGATCGGCGGCGAAAAGGGCCGCTTTGCCTATTTCGATACGCAGGCCCATCCCGGCACCGTTGTCGAAATATCCGACATCAGCGGTAGCAAGGGGAGTTTCTTCGAGCATATCCGCAAGGTCGCCGCCGGTTGGGACGGCTCCGATCCCATCCGCGAAGTCGGCGGACGCTGA
- a CDS encoding glucose 1-dehydrogenase, with the protein MMRRVEGKVALVTGAANGIGRSAALVLAREGATIVATDLQDDKGEGLLRELRAMGCECEYYHHDVTREEDWQSIVVQTRGRFGRLDVLVNNAGIGLSGPVVDMAFADWKRQIAVNLDGVFLGVKHSLPLMRAGGGGSIINVSSIAGIKASPNVSGYCATKGGVRLFTKSVALECAAAKDGVRVNSLHPGITETAIWDTLIGTVEDGSNGGRERGPTLDKLTERAVPLGYKAAPEDIANGILWLASDESRYVTGTELVIDGGRSIG; encoded by the coding sequence ATGATGCGGCGTGTCGAAGGAAAAGTCGCTTTGGTGACCGGTGCCGCCAACGGCATCGGACGCAGCGCAGCCCTGGTGCTGGCGCGCGAGGGCGCCACGATCGTCGCAACCGATCTGCAGGACGACAAGGGCGAGGGCCTGCTGCGCGAACTGCGCGCCATGGGATGCGAGTGCGAGTACTACCACCACGATGTGACGCGCGAGGAGGACTGGCAGTCGATCGTGGTCCAGACCCGTGGACGGTTCGGCAGGCTCGACGTTCTCGTCAACAATGCCGGGATTGGCCTCTCCGGACCCGTCGTCGACATGGCGTTCGCCGACTGGAAGCGGCAGATTGCCGTCAATCTCGACGGGGTCTTCCTCGGCGTAAAGCATTCGCTGCCGCTGATGCGGGCAGGCGGGGGCGGCAGCATCATCAACGTTTCCTCGATCGCAGGCATCAAGGCGTCGCCGAACGTCTCGGGCTATTGCGCGACCAAGGGTGGCGTGCGGCTGTTCACGAAATCGGTCGCGCTGGAATGCGCAGCCGCCAAGGATGGCGTGCGCGTCAACTCGCTGCATCCTGGCATCACCGAAACCGCGATCTGGGACACGCTGATCGGCACCGTCGAGGACGGCTCGAACGGCGGACGGGAGCGCGGTCCGACGCTGGATAAGCTGACCGAACGCGCCGTCCCGCTCGGGTACAAGGCCGCGCCAGAAGATATCGCCAACGGCATCCTGTGGCTCGCCAGCGACGAGAGCCGCTACGTCACCGGCACCGAACTCGTCATCGACGGCGGCAGGTCGATCGGCTGA
- a CDS encoding LacI family DNA-binding transcriptional regulator — protein MSLRQAQPARATIRDVAAQAGVSVSSVSRVMNGEPHISPELHARIMRAVNRLRFEPHSAAQALRSRESKTIGCMVADLSNPLYSEMINGAEEEFQRAGYVLMLAATRHEQDRETAFVSAVRRRRMDGLLLFAGDNAHTDFTGALANLDLPCVAIDREVPGVPSVRADHRGGGLEITRYLIGLGHRRIALLTGRAALLPSSERLAGYRQAHTEAKLEVDPDLIRPQTQGSSIAFSDVCQLLQGPDRPTAIITLGTHMLAGVMDALASNGLRYPDDMSLVCIGDTDLARYATPGISALTWDLDQMGRVAANILLDRIRRGDEARKIRPVYLPTRFILRHSCAKPRAP, from the coding sequence ATGTCGTTGCGCCAGGCCCAGCCTGCACGTGCCACAATTCGCGACGTCGCAGCCCAGGCCGGCGTATCGGTCAGCAGCGTCAGCCGCGTCATGAACGGCGAGCCGCACATCAGCCCGGAATTGCACGCCCGCATCATGCGGGCGGTGAACCGCCTGCGCTTCGAGCCGCATTCGGCGGCGCAGGCCTTGCGTTCGCGCGAGAGCAAGACGATCGGCTGCATGGTCGCCGACCTGTCCAACCCGCTCTACAGCGAGATGATCAACGGCGCGGAGGAGGAATTCCAGCGCGCCGGCTACGTGCTGATGCTTGCGGCTACCCGGCACGAGCAAGACCGCGAGACGGCGTTCGTATCAGCGGTGCGCCGGCGGCGGATGGACGGGTTGCTGCTGTTTGCGGGTGACAACGCGCATACCGACTTCACCGGCGCGCTCGCAAACCTGGACCTGCCCTGCGTGGCGATCGATCGCGAGGTGCCGGGCGTCCCCTCGGTGCGTGCTGATCATCGCGGCGGTGGCCTCGAAATCACGCGGTATCTCATCGGGCTCGGCCATCGCCGCATCGCGCTTCTCACCGGACGCGCCGCGTTGCTGCCGAGTTCGGAGCGCCTAGCCGGTTATCGGCAGGCCCATACTGAGGCGAAGCTCGAGGTCGATCCCGACCTGATCCGGCCGCAGACGCAAGGCTCCAGCATTGCGTTCAGCGACGTCTGTCAGTTGCTGCAAGGCCCCGACCGTCCGACCGCAATCATTACGTTAGGTACGCACATGCTGGCCGGCGTGATGGACGCACTTGCCAGCAATGGCCTGCGCTATCCCGACGACATGTCGCTGGTGTGCATCGGCGACACCGATCTCGCCCGATATGCAACACCGGGCATCTCGGCGTTGACATGGGATCTGGACCAGATGGGCCGGGTCGCCGCCAACATCCTGCTCGATCGGATTCGCCGCGGCGATGAGGCCCGCAAGATCCGGCCGGTCTACCTGCCGACACGTTTCATCCTTCGGCACTCCTGCGCCAAGCCTCGGGCGCCCTGA
- a CDS encoding tripartite tricarboxylate transporter substrate binding protein: MKLRAIMLSLLALASLPCSARAEDAAEYPSKKIKMLLPFGAGGGGDVLGRLLADRMGNRLGQTIYVENRTGAAGTIGAQQAATSPPDGYTVTIGGMTTHVLAPAVYPNLSYDPIKDFTTIGRIGTSSILLIATKDFAANDLRGLTELSKKGEPIQYGSWGVGSTGHFCGEILSQKAGVRLQHVPFSGAAKLANDLMGGHISVGLVDMATGTPLVKDGKLKALAVCGGRSPSLPDVASYKEQGVDFERSLSWVMYAPAGVSASIAQKISGALKASLAEPDIIEKLLALGISADFIAGDQQRDINARDIEAWKKVASDAKIEVR; encoded by the coding sequence ATGAAGTTACGCGCGATAATGCTTTCGCTGCTTGCGCTCGCGTCATTGCCATGTTCGGCACGCGCCGAGGACGCGGCCGAGTACCCCTCCAAGAAGATCAAGATGCTGTTGCCATTCGGGGCTGGTGGCGGCGGCGACGTGCTCGGCCGGCTGCTGGCCGACCGGATGGGCAACCGTCTCGGCCAGACCATCTACGTCGAAAACCGCACCGGCGCCGCAGGCACCATCGGCGCGCAGCAGGCGGCAACCTCCCCGCCCGATGGCTACACCGTCACGATCGGCGGCATGACCACCCATGTGCTCGCGCCGGCGGTCTATCCGAACCTGTCCTATGATCCGATCAAGGATTTTACCACCATCGGCCGCATCGGAACGTCGTCCATCCTTCTCATCGCAACGAAGGATTTTGCCGCCAACGATCTGCGCGGGCTGACCGAGCTATCGAAGAAGGGTGAGCCGATCCAGTATGGAAGCTGGGGCGTCGGCTCGACCGGGCATTTCTGCGGCGAAATCCTTTCCCAGAAGGCGGGTGTCCGCCTGCAGCATGTCCCGTTCAGCGGCGCGGCGAAACTCGCCAACGACCTGATGGGCGGGCACATCTCGGTGGGCCTGGTCGACATGGCGACCGGGACGCCGCTGGTGAAGGATGGCAAGCTGAAGGCGCTTGCGGTCTGCGGCGGACGATCTCCGAGCCTGCCTGACGTGGCGAGCTACAAGGAGCAAGGCGTCGATTTCGAACGGAGCCTGTCCTGGGTGATGTATGCGCCCGCGGGCGTTTCCGCTTCCATTGCGCAAAAAATCTCTGGCGCGCTGAAGGCGTCTCTGGCCGAGCCCGACATCATCGAGAAGCTGCTGGCACTCGGCATCTCCGCCGATTTCATCGCCGGAGATCAGCAGCGCGACATCAACGCGCGCGACATCGAAGCCTGGAAGAAGGTGGCAAGTGACGCGAAGATCGAGGTCAGGTAG
- a CDS encoding cytochrome P450, which yields MSDSASIMPEHPPVTDWVNDFDHTDPTWTENPFPIWEKLRAASAVVHTERFLGCYMPTTYQAVKEISYDTEHFSSRRVIVRDIRPEITARAPPITSDPPEHKPAKQLLLPPFTPDAMKKLEPRVRAICNELIDEFIADGKCDAAARYTKHVPVRAIAHMLGIPEKDGDLFIKWIHGILELGIKDDNALMEAVREMTGYFAGHIEHRKKHPTDDLITTLMNARDKDGNPLADEHVLGSLRLLLIAGIDTTWSAIGSSLWHLAKTPADRERLVAEPELMPLAVEELLRAYSPVTMAREVMKETTISGCPVKPGNMVLLSFPAANRDPAMFPDADKVVIDRKENRHAAFGLGIHRCVGSNLARMEMTVAIEEWLKRIPDFKLDPAGKVTWSEGTVRGPRQLPMLFGKAS from the coding sequence ATGTCCGATTCCGCCAGCATTATGCCCGAACATCCTCCGGTCACCGACTGGGTCAACGATTTCGACCACACCGATCCGACCTGGACGGAAAACCCGTTTCCGATCTGGGAAAAATTGCGCGCGGCATCAGCCGTCGTTCATACCGAGCGGTTCCTCGGCTGCTACATGCCGACCACCTATCAGGCGGTAAAGGAAATCTCCTACGATACCGAACACTTTTCTTCCCGGCGCGTCATCGTGCGCGACATTCGCCCGGAAATCACGGCGCGGGCGCCGCCGATCACCTCCGATCCGCCGGAGCACAAGCCGGCCAAGCAATTGTTGTTGCCGCCATTCACGCCGGACGCGATGAAGAAGCTCGAGCCGCGGGTGCGCGCCATCTGCAACGAACTGATCGACGAGTTCATTGCCGACGGCAAATGCGACGCCGCCGCGCGCTACACCAAGCACGTTCCGGTCCGCGCCATTGCGCACATGCTCGGTATCCCCGAGAAGGATGGCGATCTCTTCATCAAGTGGATTCACGGCATCCTCGAACTCGGCATCAAGGATGACAACGCGCTGATGGAGGCGGTGAGAGAGATGACCGGCTATTTCGCCGGCCACATCGAGCATCGCAAAAAGCATCCGACCGACGATCTGATCACGACGCTGATGAACGCGCGGGACAAGGACGGCAACCCGCTGGCGGACGAGCATGTGCTGGGTTCGCTGCGGCTGCTTCTGATCGCGGGCATCGACACCACCTGGAGCGCGATCGGCTCCTCGCTGTGGCATCTGGCGAAGACGCCGGCGGACCGCGAGCGCCTTGTCGCGGAGCCCGAACTGATGCCGCTGGCAGTCGAGGAACTGCTGCGCGCCTATTCGCCGGTGACGATGGCGCGCGAGGTGATGAAGGAGACCACCATCAGCGGCTGCCCGGTCAAGCCCGGCAACATGGTGCTGCTGTCCTTCCCCGCCGCGAACCGCGATCCGGCGATGTTTCCCGATGCCGACAAGGTGGTGATCGACCGCAAGGAAAATCGCCACGCCGCGTTCGGCCTCGGCATTCACCGCTGCGTCGGCTCCAACCTGGCGCGCATGGAAATGACGGTCGCGATCGAGGAATGGCTGAAGCGGATTCCGGATTTCAAGCTCGATCCGGCCGGCAAGGTCACTTGGTCGGAAGGTACCGTGCGCGGCCCGCGTCAGTTGCCGATGCTGTTCGGCAAGGCGAGCTGA
- a CDS encoding ferredoxin: MAGTLRIRVDQDKCQGHARCKSLAPELFDLDEFGNAHEVGDGSVPAGLEDKAWLAQSNCPEIAIEVTEE, encoded by the coding sequence ATGGCTGGAACGCTCAGAATCCGCGTCGACCAGGACAAATGTCAGGGCCACGCGCGCTGCAAATCACTGGCGCCCGAACTGTTCGACCTCGATGAATTCGGCAACGCGCACGAAGTCGGCGACGGTTCCGTGCCCGCGGGCCTGGAAGACAAGGCCTGGCTCGCCCAGAGCAACTGTCCCGAGATCGCGATCGAAGTGACCGAGGAATAG
- a CDS encoding TetR/AcrR family transcriptional regulator, giving the protein MPPRPARKALNAYHHGDLRDALVQAALHEVELGGPEAISISALAKKLGVSQPAPYKHFADRETLLTAVTAEAFRQFSAIMRAAIEKPSKQSKLSRFAQLTLDFGLRRNGIYRLMFASRTMACAPKGSELQSAAMETFELLVEALEAPAVGLLRERSALKVWASLHGVVMLAEQGLLTGQVAHVSREELVEDIVKETKLALSVAIDTAGKAGS; this is encoded by the coding sequence ATGCCACCTCGACCCGCACGCAAAGCGCTGAACGCCTATCACCATGGGGATCTTCGTGATGCCCTGGTTCAGGCCGCGTTGCACGAAGTCGAGCTCGGCGGCCCCGAAGCGATCAGCATCAGCGCGCTTGCGAAAAAACTCGGCGTCTCGCAGCCGGCGCCCTACAAGCATTTTGCCGACCGCGAGACGTTGCTGACCGCTGTCACGGCCGAAGCGTTCCGCCAATTCAGCGCGATAATGCGTGCGGCGATCGAAAAGCCGTCGAAACAGTCGAAGCTGTCGCGCTTCGCGCAGCTCACGCTTGATTTTGGCCTGCGCCGCAACGGCATCTATCGCCTGATGTTCGCGTCGCGGACCATGGCATGCGCACCGAAAGGCAGCGAGCTGCAGAGCGCGGCAATGGAGACCTTCGAACTCCTGGTGGAAGCGCTGGAGGCCCCCGCCGTGGGGCTGTTGCGCGAGCGTAGTGCCCTGAAGGTCTGGGCCTCGCTGCACGGCGTGGTCATGCTCGCCGAACAGGGATTGCTCACCGGCCAGGTTGCCCATGTCAGCCGGGAAGAACTGGTCGAGGACATAGTGAAGGAAACGAAACTCGCGCTGTCGGTCGCCATCGATACGGCCGGCAAGGCCGGTTCATGA
- the nhaA gene encoding Na+/H+ antiporter NhaA yields the protein MTAEAPASDGFDNSGLYGGVVLGLAAIAALIVANSPLGPQYEALLRTTGEVRIGSIGLSKTVDHWINDGLMAMFFLLVGLEIKREALEGPLSSAKQAALPVIAAFGGFVTPAAIFAAVNWGDAHALRGWAIPAATDIAFALGVCAMLGRKVPASLKIFLMALAIIDDLMAIVVIAIFYTADLSVTALALGGIGVGALVVLNLLDVRRPSFYLIAGLFTWVCVLKSGVHATLAGVAVGLAMPLTRRDGHSLLEDTEHALRPWVIFAIVPIFAFANAGVSLHGLTLSKLAEPITLGIIAGLFVGKQIGVFGSSLLAIRLGLAAMPEGATTGKLYAIAILTGIGFTMSLFIGTLAFDDEVVLKQVRLGVLAASLLSGIVAALLFSTLSRSNGVPASR from the coding sequence ATGACGGCCGAGGCGCCGGCATCTGACGGATTTGACAACAGTGGCCTCTATGGAGGCGTCGTTCTCGGGCTTGCCGCCATCGCGGCTCTCATCGTCGCAAACTCACCGCTGGGGCCGCAATACGAGGCGCTGCTACGAACGACCGGCGAGGTCCGAATCGGATCGATCGGACTGAGCAAGACCGTCGATCACTGGATCAATGACGGCTTGATGGCGATGTTCTTTCTGCTGGTCGGCCTCGAGATCAAGCGCGAGGCGCTAGAGGGCCCGCTGTCGAGCGCAAAGCAGGCGGCATTGCCTGTGATCGCCGCGTTCGGCGGCTTTGTCACGCCGGCGGCGATCTTTGCCGCGGTGAACTGGGGCGACGCCCACGCATTGCGCGGCTGGGCCATCCCGGCGGCGACCGACATCGCCTTTGCGCTGGGTGTTTGCGCCATGCTGGGACGCAAGGTCCCGGCTTCGCTGAAGATCTTTCTAATGGCGCTCGCGATTATCGACGATCTGATGGCGATCGTCGTCATCGCGATCTTCTATACCGCGGACCTTTCGGTCACGGCGCTGGCGCTCGGCGGCATTGGCGTCGGGGCGCTCGTGGTCCTCAACCTGCTCGATGTGCGCAGACCGTCGTTCTATCTCATCGCCGGATTGTTCACCTGGGTTTGTGTGCTCAAATCCGGCGTGCATGCGACGCTGGCCGGCGTCGCTGTCGGTCTTGCGATGCCGCTGACCAGACGCGACGGGCACAGCCTGCTCGAAGATACCGAACACGCGCTCAGGCCGTGGGTGATTTTCGCCATCGTGCCGATTTTCGCCTTCGCGAATGCCGGCGTATCGCTTCACGGATTGACCTTGTCAAAGCTGGCGGAGCCGATAACGCTTGGCATTATCGCAGGGCTTTTCGTCGGCAAACAGATCGGGGTCTTCGGCTCATCGCTGCTCGCGATCAGGCTGGGCCTGGCTGCGATGCCGGAAGGGGCAACGACAGGAAAACTCTATGCCATCGCCATCCTGACCGGCATTGGCTTCACCATGAGCCTCTTCATCGGCACGCTGGCCTTCGACGACGAGGTGGTGCTGAAACAGGTCCGGCTCGGCGTCCTCGCGGCTTCGCTGCTGTCCGGCATCGTCGCCGCGCTGCTTTTTTCGACCCTCAGCCGATCGAACGGAGTTCCGGCTTCACGGTAG